A genome region from Streptomyces sp. NBC_01296 includes the following:
- a CDS encoding MFS transporter, translating to MTEDAPVRVFDALKATPTPVRYLLGGVLVNQLGAFVQTFLVLYLTFRGASVSAAGLSLVAYSIGSIFGTMLGAEITQRFGPRATIMAAMGASAPLVASISWLSGPGTLGALLVVVGLAGLFTQAYRPAAAVMLSDLMPERYQVMAFSMMRIALNIGAALAPLIAAVVILVDWDLLFWIDGGTALVYALLAFALLPKKAVEAEGEAEPEAEAAGAAETGAAASGAAADGRSAYATMVRDRKYLLYLGAILLGSLTYAQGHIALPLELAADHYPTSFYSTVLTVSSVVLITCELKITAYLSRLPKHVRVITGHLVEAVGLAVYGLTSRSGAFTIAGAVLVVFGIMIAAPSMFAHPATFPAAVKARYIGTMQAVGGAASALAPLFGVFLWTRLGGGFWLLCGVVTAAAGLLALAGVKQPPEPSPAKDAGAGTEGQPEVVGGTS from the coding sequence ATGACGGAGGATGCTCCGGTCCGGGTGTTCGATGCGCTGAAGGCGACCCCGACACCGGTCCGATATCTCCTCGGCGGCGTACTGGTCAACCAACTCGGTGCGTTCGTCCAGACGTTCCTCGTGCTGTACCTGACCTTCCGCGGCGCGTCGGTCAGCGCGGCGGGGCTCTCGCTCGTCGCGTACAGCATCGGTTCGATCTTCGGCACGATGCTGGGCGCCGAGATCACCCAACGGTTCGGCCCGCGCGCCACCATCATGGCGGCCATGGGGGCCTCGGCCCCGCTGGTGGCGTCGATCTCCTGGCTGAGCGGGCCGGGGACGCTGGGGGCGCTGCTCGTCGTGGTGGGGCTCGCGGGCCTGTTCACCCAGGCGTACCGGCCGGCGGCCGCCGTGATGCTCAGCGACCTGATGCCGGAGCGGTACCAGGTCATGGCGTTCTCGATGATGCGGATCGCACTGAACATCGGCGCCGCCCTGGCCCCGCTGATCGCCGCGGTGGTCATCCTGGTCGACTGGGACCTGCTGTTCTGGATCGACGGCGGGACCGCGCTGGTCTACGCCCTGCTGGCGTTCGCCCTGCTCCCGAAGAAGGCCGTGGAGGCGGAGGGGGAGGCGGAGCCGGAAGCCGAGGCCGCGGGCGCGGCCGAAACCGGAGCCGCAGCGTCCGGAGCGGCCGCCGACGGCCGTTCGGCGTACGCCACGATGGTCCGCGACCGGAAGTACCTGCTCTACCTGGGCGCCATCCTGCTCGGCTCGCTCACCTACGCGCAGGGCCACATCGCCCTGCCGCTGGAGCTCGCCGCGGACCACTACCCGACCAGCTTCTACAGCACCGTGCTCACGGTGTCCTCCGTCGTACTGATCACCTGCGAGCTCAAGATCACGGCCTACCTCAGCAGGCTGCCGAAGCACGTACGGGTGATCACCGGCCACCTGGTGGAGGCCGTCGGCCTCGCCGTCTACGGGCTGACCTCCCGGTCCGGTGCGTTCACCATCGCCGGTGCGGTGCTGGTCGTCTTCGGGATCATGATCGCCGCGCCGAGCATGTTCGCCCATCCGGCGACGTTCCCCGCGGCGGTCAAGGCCCGCTACATCGGCACCATGCAGGCCGTGGGCGGAGCGGCCTCGGCACTCGCGCCGCTGTTCGGCGTCTTCCTCTGGACCCGGCTCGGCGGCGGGTTCTGGCTGCTGTGCGGCGTCGTGACCGCCGCCGCCGGACTGCTCGCCCTGGCCGGTGTGAAACAGCCGCCCGAGCCGTCCCCGGCGAAGGACGCGGGCGCCGGCACCGAAGGACAGCCCGAAGTCGTCGGAGGCACGTCATGA
- a CDS encoding ATP-grasp domain-containing protein codes for MNEQQPGPAAGPVLIVGFVGVTLAAIGEFQPDDSVIYIEEPDVVRKRHVHEQLDGVAFVRGLIEWEYHLAGKADEFHNAHPDLAPAAVVPAIEYATPFAARLAERYGLPGAGLGAAQILRDKALLRQVSAGAGIANPTSVRVSGPADVRDFLRGQAGPVVLKPANRQAAVGTRVIRDPAEVEQAWADCLVQDEGVFVPDRPMERSMLAEQYVDGPEFSVEMLVRDGQALFVNVTGKQLFPGPHPVEMAHTVPADIPEDLAQVLGAQTARVVGAVGFRDGIVHCEWIVADGVPYLVECAGRLAGGGIVDTIQLAYPVQLMRSYYAVLKGEEPPAELPRRAKGGAAVRFLAAGPGRVTAVHGVEDARQVDGVFLVAVTAGPGDRFTGLRHSWDRAGIVMATADSSAEALLRAEAAAAAVRIDIEGEA; via the coding sequence ATGAACGAGCAGCAGCCCGGCCCGGCCGCCGGGCCGGTCCTGATCGTCGGGTTCGTCGGCGTCACGCTCGCCGCCATCGGGGAGTTCCAGCCCGACGACTCGGTGATCTACATCGAGGAGCCCGACGTCGTCCGCAAGCGGCACGTGCACGAGCAGCTCGACGGGGTGGCGTTCGTCCGCGGCCTGATCGAGTGGGAGTACCACCTCGCGGGCAAGGCCGACGAGTTCCACAACGCCCACCCCGACCTCGCTCCCGCCGCGGTCGTCCCGGCGATCGAGTACGCGACCCCGTTCGCCGCGCGCCTCGCGGAGCGCTACGGCCTGCCCGGAGCCGGCCTCGGCGCCGCCCAGATCCTCCGCGACAAGGCCCTGCTCCGGCAGGTCAGCGCCGGAGCCGGGATCGCGAACCCGACCAGCGTCCGGGTGAGCGGACCGGCCGACGTACGGGACTTCCTGCGCGGCCAGGCCGGCCCGGTCGTGCTCAAGCCCGCCAACCGGCAGGCCGCCGTGGGCACCCGGGTGATCCGCGACCCGGCCGAGGTCGAGCAGGCCTGGGCCGACTGCCTGGTCCAGGACGAGGGCGTCTTCGTGCCCGACCGGCCCATGGAACGGTCCATGCTCGCCGAGCAGTACGTCGACGGACCGGAGTTCAGCGTCGAGATGCTCGTGCGCGACGGGCAAGCGCTGTTCGTCAACGTCACCGGCAAACAGCTCTTCCCCGGGCCCCACCCGGTGGAGATGGCGCACACCGTCCCGGCGGACATCCCCGAGGACCTCGCGCAGGTGCTCGGTGCCCAGACGGCGCGCGTCGTCGGGGCCGTCGGCTTCCGCGACGGGATCGTGCACTGCGAATGGATCGTCGCCGACGGTGTCCCGTACCTCGTGGAATGCGCGGGCCGGCTCGCCGGCGGCGGGATCGTCGACACCATCCAACTCGCCTACCCCGTACAGCTCATGCGCAGCTACTACGCGGTGCTGAAGGGCGAGGAGCCGCCGGCCGAACTGCCCCGGCGGGCCAAGGGCGGAGCTGCCGTACGGTTCCTGGCCGCCGGGCCGGGCCGGGTCACGGCCGTGCACGGCGTCGAGGACGCCCGGCAGGTCGACGGCGTGTTCCTGGTCGCGGTCACCGCCGGGCCGGGGGACCGGTTCACCGGGCTGCGCCACTCCTGGGACCGCGCGGGGATCGTCATGGCCACCGCGGACAGCTCCGCCGAGGCACTGCTGCGGGCCGAGGCCGCCGCGGCCGCAGTCCGGATCGACATCGAGGGGGAAGCATGA